A genome region from Tolypothrix sp. PCC 7712 includes the following:
- a CDS encoding DUF2231 domain-containing protein yields METTENTQTTSTPFPNLPPIIESDDREYHDSGVPSTVAIAGHPLHPLSVIFPIAFLAAALGSDFGYWLTKDFFWARASFWLIGLGLGGGVLAAIIGLSDFMKIERVRKRQAGWAHLILNVSVLVLTLVNFLIRLGDIESRILPWGLLISLVVGTLTSLSGWFGAELSYRHKIGVVGAGSKRYP; encoded by the coding sequence ATGGAAACTACAGAGAATACCCAAACGACCTCGACACCATTTCCTAATTTGCCGCCTATTATTGAAAGTGACGATCGCGAATATCATGATAGCGGTGTACCCAGTACAGTTGCGATCGCAGGTCATCCTCTACACCCGTTAAGTGTGATCTTTCCTATAGCTTTTTTAGCCGCAGCTTTGGGAAGTGATTTCGGTTACTGGCTGACCAAAGATTTCTTCTGGGCTAGGGCTTCCTTCTGGTTAATTGGACTGGGATTAGGCGGAGGTGTCTTAGCTGCAATCATCGGCCTCAGCGACTTTATGAAAATAGAGCGAGTCCGCAAGCGCCAGGCTGGCTGGGCACATTTGATACTAAATGTTTCTGTGCTTGTTTTAACTCTTGTTAATTTCCTAATTCGTCTTGGTGATATTGAGTCACGCATCCTACCTTGGGGATTGTTAATCTCGCTGGTTGTAGGAACTTTGACTAGCCTTTCTGGGTGGTTCGGTGCAGAACTTTCCTATCGCCACAAAATCGGAGTCGTAGGTGCGGGTAGTAAAAGATACCCTTAG
- a CDS encoding DUF2993 domain-containing protein codes for MTESPGLGEQALNKAAEVGLSSQLDEVENLDVEIKTDPLKLVQGQVDSVSIEGEGMVMQKDLRVEEMDMQIQSVAINPLSVAFGKIELTKPTVGSARVVLNEADINRAFNSDYVRSQLQSQKIQVNGEVRTINPQNVEFRLPGDGKVAINANILLVETGETHKVAFEAVPRVSANGKTVSLENVEYGQGEEISPELTKALVNQTSELLNLSNFDLEGMTLQVNSLKVEPGKLILQAQAYVEQIPSSN; via the coding sequence ATGACTGAAAGTCCTGGGCTAGGAGAGCAAGCGCTGAATAAAGCGGCAGAAGTCGGTTTATCTAGCCAGTTAGATGAAGTAGAAAATTTAGATGTCGAGATTAAAACCGATCCGCTCAAATTGGTTCAAGGACAGGTAGATTCAGTCTCCATTGAAGGAGAGGGTATGGTAATGCAAAAAGACCTCCGAGTGGAGGAAATGGATATGCAAATCCAAAGCGTTGCCATAAATCCTTTAAGTGTTGCATTTGGCAAAATTGAGCTAACAAAACCCACTGTGGGAAGTGCGCGAGTCGTTTTAAATGAAGCAGATATTAACCGCGCTTTTAACTCAGACTATGTTCGTTCTCAACTTCAAAGTCAGAAAATACAAGTCAATGGAGAAGTGAGAACAATTAACCCACAAAATGTAGAGTTTCGCCTACCAGGTGATGGGAAAGTTGCCATTAATGCCAATATTCTGTTAGTAGAAACTGGCGAAACACACAAAGTTGCTTTTGAAGCAGTACCCCGTGTTAGTGCTAACGGCAAAACTGTTTCTTTAGAGAATGTTGAGTATGGACAAGGTGAAGAAATATCGCCAGAACTGACAAAAGCTTTGGTAAATCAAACCAGCGAACTTTTAAACTTGAGCAACTTTGACTTGGAAGGAATGACCTTACAAGTTAACAGTTTAAAGGTAGAACCAGGAAAACTTATACTCCAAGCTCAAGCTTATGTTGAGCAAATTCCTTCCTCAAATTAA
- a CDS encoding hemerythrin domain-containing protein yields the protein MVASLDDTKRNAIAVKLADMKALQELVLQNEQQLLQQGLDSEISDRIRDFIKDDQKNLGILETVIGQYGIQAQPRQTVQQFIDRARELFQGSELSLYDKVSQHELLKHQIVMSGLIVHKAAQKVGADVMVAIGPLNAVNFENRAHQEQLKGVLEILGVRELTGQEADQGIWARVQDAMAAVSGAVGSAVTQSSDKKDMNIQDVIRSDHAKVNTLFTELLQSNNPQKIQEYFGQIYKDLTAHAEAEEEVVYPRVRAFYGEGDTQELYDEQAEMKRVLEEIKAISPSSDQFKDKVRQLMNDVGDHIRQEESTMFAAIRNNLSSEQTEQWATEFKAAKKKIQERLGVVSEANI from the coding sequence ATGGTAGCTAGTTTAGATGATACTAAACGTAATGCAATTGCCGTTAAATTGGCAGATATGAAAGCTTTGCAAGAGTTGGTTCTACAAAATGAACAACAACTTTTACAGCAAGGTCTAGATTCCGAAATTTCTGACCGCATTCGGGATTTCATCAAAGATGATCAAAAGAATTTAGGGATTTTGGAAACTGTAATTGGTCAGTATGGTATCCAAGCTCAACCCAGACAAACAGTTCAACAATTTATTGATAGAGCTCGCGAATTATTCCAAGGTTCTGAACTCAGCTTGTATGATAAAGTATCTCAGCATGAATTGTTGAAGCATCAAATAGTGATGAGTGGCTTAATTGTTCATAAGGCTGCTCAAAAAGTTGGTGCTGACGTAATGGTTGCGATTGGGCCTTTGAATGCAGTTAACTTTGAGAACCGCGCTCACCAAGAACAACTCAAAGGTGTTCTGGAAATTCTAGGTGTTCGCGAACTCACTGGTCAAGAAGCAGATCAAGGTATTTGGGCACGTGTTCAGGATGCTATGGCCGCAGTTAGTGGTGCAGTAGGTAGCGCCGTTACCCAAAGTAGTGACAAAAAGGATATGAATATCCAAGATGTCATTCGTTCAGATCATGCCAAGGTAAATACTCTATTTACCGAACTGTTGCAAAGCAACAATCCCCAAAAAATTCAAGAGTACTTCGGTCAAATCTACAAGGATTTAACCGCCCACGCTGAAGCAGAAGAAGAAGTAGTTTACCCACGTGTACGTGCTTTCTACGGTGAAGGTGATACCCAAGAACTGTATGACGAGCAAGCTGAAATGAAGCGGGTTTTAGAAGAAATTAAAGCAATTAGCCCCTCTTCAGATCAATTCAAAGATAAAGTCAGACAGTTGATGAATGACGTTGGCGACCATATCCGCCAAGAAGAAAGCACAATGTTTGCTGCTATTCGCAACAACCTCAGCAGCGAACAAACCGAACAATGGGCTACTGAATTCAAAGCCGCTAAGAAGAAAATTCAAGAAAGACTTGGCGTTGTCAGCGAAGCTAACATCTAG
- a CDS encoding type II toxin-antitoxin system Phd/YefM family antitoxin: MDIVSATEACANLPELINRAEYGKERILIEHQGKAVVAIINIEDLKLLEAIEDALDSAKLRSAVEENEGFTTIEAIMAIYK; this comes from the coding sequence ATGGATATTGTCAGTGCAACCGAGGCTTGTGCTAATTTACCAGAGCTAATTAACCGTGCTGAGTACGGCAAAGAACGTATTTTAATTGAGCATCAAGGTAAAGCAGTTGTAGCGATTATTAATATTGAGGATCTAAAGTTACTAGAAGCCATTGAGGATGCGCTGGACTCGGCAAAGCTCAGAAGTGCTGTAGAAGAGAATGAAGGATTTACCACGATAGAAGCAATCATGGCGATTTATAAATAA
- a CDS encoding M20 family metallopeptidase, whose product MLTQIKDLSKKLAPRLIEIRRHIHSHPELSGQEYQTSAFVAGVLSSSGLHVQEGVGKTGVIGELQGNGSDERLLAIRTDMDALPIQERTGLEYASRAEGVMHACGHDVHTTVGLGTAMVLSQIAEELGGKTRFLFQPAEEIAQGASWMVQDGAMEKVSAILGVHVFPSIPAGSIGVRYGALTAAADDLEIIIIGESGHGARPHEAIDAIWIAAQVITALQQAISRTQNPLRPVVLSIGQITGGRAPNVIADKVRLLGTVRSLHPETRASLPNWIEKIVANVCHSFGAKYQVNYHQGVPSVQNDYALTQLLQSSAEEAWSSDRVQVLPESSLGAEDFSVYLEHAPGAMFRLGVGYKDRIINHPLHHPEFEVDESAIITGVVTMAYTAYKYWQSPQIP is encoded by the coding sequence ATGCTTACCCAGATTAAAGATTTATCCAAAAAACTAGCACCTCGTCTGATTGAAATTCGCCGTCATATTCACTCTCACCCTGAACTCAGTGGTCAGGAATACCAAACATCTGCTTTTGTTGCAGGTGTGCTTTCTTCCAGTGGCCTTCATGTGCAAGAGGGTGTGGGAAAAACCGGTGTGATTGGAGAACTACAAGGTAATGGTAGTGATGAGCGTTTATTGGCAATTCGTACCGATATGGACGCTTTACCCATTCAAGAACGCACGGGTTTGGAATACGCCTCTCGCGCTGAAGGTGTGATGCACGCTTGTGGTCATGATGTCCACACTACTGTGGGTTTGGGGACAGCAATGGTATTATCCCAAATAGCAGAAGAATTAGGTGGTAAAACCCGATTCTTATTTCAGCCAGCTGAGGAAATTGCCCAAGGCGCAAGCTGGATGGTACAAGATGGGGCAATGGAAAAAGTTTCAGCCATCTTGGGGGTTCATGTTTTCCCTTCTATACCTGCAGGTTCCATTGGCGTGCGTTATGGTGCGTTAACTGCTGCGGCTGACGATTTAGAGATTATCATTATTGGTGAGTCTGGACATGGGGCCCGTCCCCATGAGGCGATAGATGCAATTTGGATTGCAGCGCAGGTAATTACTGCATTGCAACAAGCCATTAGCCGGACACAAAATCCCCTACGGCCTGTAGTTTTGAGCATTGGGCAAATTACTGGTGGAAGAGCGCCCAACGTCATTGCTGATAAAGTCCGCTTGTTGGGAACTGTGCGATCGCTTCACCCCGAAACCCGTGCGAGTCTCCCTAACTGGATTGAAAAAATTGTGGCTAATGTTTGCCATTCCTTTGGGGCCAAGTATCAAGTCAATTATCACCAGGGTGTACCCAGCGTGCAAAATGATTATGCCCTGACACAATTATTGCAATCATCAGCAGAAGAAGCTTGGAGTAGCGATCGCGTCCAAGTCTTACCTGAATCTTCCCTTGGCGCTGAAGATTTTTCTGTATATTTAGAACACGCTCCAGGTGCGATGTTCCGCTTGGGTGTAGGCTACAAAGACAGAATTATTAATCACCCCCTACACCATCCAGAATTTGAGGTTGATGAATCTGCAATTATCACTGGGGTGGTGACTATGGCTTATACAGCTTATAAATACTGGCAGTCTCCTCAAATTCCCTAA
- a CDS encoding pentapeptide repeat-containing protein, producing the protein MKFKIVAILSLLACFGLAEQALAFNQQDVDQLKAASSCPRCDLSGADLTQLNLAGANLRDANLKATNLSQVNLTNADLTGADLEAAVLTSANLTGASLTGTNLKSATLENANLSYAGFISANLEAANLKGATLLFTNFRAANFRLTTMANGVVTSDKPYGWSLQEGQDAQANQKKK; encoded by the coding sequence ATGAAATTCAAGATTGTTGCTATCCTTAGCCTGTTAGCTTGTTTTGGGTTAGCAGAACAAGCTTTAGCCTTCAATCAGCAAGACGTTGATCAATTAAAAGCCGCAAGTTCCTGTCCCCGGTGCGATTTAAGCGGTGCTGACCTTACACAACTGAATTTAGCTGGTGCAAACTTACGAGATGCTAATTTGAAGGCAACTAATTTATCCCAAGTGAACCTGACAAATGCTGACCTCACTGGTGCGGATTTGGAAGCTGCGGTTCTGACTTCTGCAAATCTTACTGGTGCTTCTTTAACAGGTACAAATTTAAAATCAGCAACTTTAGAAAATGCCAATCTTTCTTATGCTGGTTTTATCAGTGCCAATTTAGAAGCAGCTAACCTCAAAGGTGCTACATTGCTGTTTACTAACTTCCGGGCGGCAAATTTCCGGCTGACAACTATGGCTAATGGTGTGGTCACTTCTGATAAACCCTATGGTTGGTCTTTACAAGAAGGGCAAGACGCACAAGCGAATCAGAAGAAGAAATAG
- a CDS encoding signal peptidase I has protein sequence MTDKKVVFGNAQQEGANRWGWFMGHFITPVDDPRSTEELEVKWGIHKAGDSRNQWVINNQAATISILINGKFRLQFEEREIVLSREGDYVLWCAGVPHTWIAESDCTILTIRWPSKPGDSVGITNK, from the coding sequence ATGACAGATAAAAAAGTTGTTTTCGGTAATGCACAACAGGAAGGCGCAAATCGCTGGGGATGGTTCATGGGACACTTTATTACTCCTGTGGACGATCCACGTTCTACAGAAGAGTTAGAAGTTAAATGGGGTATTCATAAAGCTGGTGATAGTAGAAACCAATGGGTAATAAATAACCAAGCTGCTACTATTTCAATTCTGATTAATGGAAAATTTCGTTTGCAATTTGAAGAGAGAGAAATTGTATTATCCCGTGAGGGTGATTACGTTCTGTGGTGTGCGGGTGTACCTCATACTTGGATAGCTGAATCTGATTGTACGATTTTAACTATTAGATGGCCTTCTAAACCTGGTGATAGTGTTGGAATTACAAACAAGTAG